One part of the Sebastes fasciatus isolate fSebFas1 chromosome 8, fSebFas1.pri, whole genome shotgun sequence genome encodes these proteins:
- the hsd17b10 gene encoding 3-hydroxyacyl-CoA dehydrogenase type-2 isoform X1 codes for MANIRCVKGMVGLVTGGASGLGRATVERLVQYGASAVILDLPSSDGPALAASLGERCAFAAADVTSEADVQAAVSLARERFGRLDLAVNCAGIAVAVKTYNFKKDVPHSLEDFQRVITVNIAGTFNVIRLAVGEMGKNQPDADGHRGCIINTASVAAYDGQVGQAAYSASKGGIVGMTLPIARDLAPMGIRVLTIAPGLFSTPLLAGLPEKVRTFLARQVPFPSRLGDPAEFAHLVTSLAENPMINGEVIRLDGAIRMQP; via the exons atggcgaacATTCGGTGTGTGAAG GGCATGGTTGGCCTGGTGACGGGCGGTGCGTCCGGTTTGGGTCGGGCCACCGTGGAGCGTCTGGTCCAGTACGGAGCGTCTGCTGTGATCCTGGACCTGCCGTCCTCCGACGGACCGGCTCTGGCCGCCAGTCTGGGAGAACGCTGCGCATTCGCTGCTGCAGAC GTGACGTCGGAGGCAGACGTGCAGGCGGCGGTGTCGCTGGCCAGAGAGCGGTTCGGGAGGTTGGACCTGGCGGTGAACTGTGCCGGCATCGCTGTCGCCGTTAAAACCTACAACTTTAAGAAGGACGTACCTCACAGCCTGGAGGACTTCCAGAGGGTCATCACT GTGAACATTGCAGGAACCTTTAATGTGATCCGTCTGGCGGTAGGGGAGATGGGAAAGAACCAGCCGGATGCAGACGGACACCGAGGCTGCATCATCAACACGGCCAGCGTGGCGGCCTACGATGGACAG GTCGGCCAAGCAGCATATTCAGCCTCTAAAGGTGGCATCGTGGGAATGACCCTCCCCATCGCAAGAGATCTGGCACCCATGGGCATCAGAGTCCTCACCATAGCACCCG GTCTGTTCTCCACTCCTCTACTGGCTGGTCTTCCAGAGAAGGTGCGCACCTTTCTCGCCCGCCAGGTGCCCTTCCCGTCACGCCTGGGAGACCCCGCCGAGTTTGCCCACCTGGTGACCTCGCTGGCCGAGAACCCCATGATTAACGGAGAGGTCATCAGACTGGACGGCGCCATTCGCATGCAGCCCTGA
- the hsd17b10 gene encoding 3-hydroxyacyl-CoA dehydrogenase type-2 isoform X2 — MVGLVTGGASGLGRATVERLVQYGASAVILDLPSSDGPALAASLGERCAFAAADVTSEADVQAAVSLARERFGRLDLAVNCAGIAVAVKTYNFKKDVPHSLEDFQRVITVNIAGTFNVIRLAVGEMGKNQPDADGHRGCIINTASVAAYDGQVGQAAYSASKGGIVGMTLPIARDLAPMGIRVLTIAPGLFSTPLLAGLPEKVRTFLARQVPFPSRLGDPAEFAHLVTSLAENPMINGEVIRLDGAIRMQP, encoded by the exons ATGGTTGGCCTGGTGACGGGCGGTGCGTCCGGTTTGGGTCGGGCCACCGTGGAGCGTCTGGTCCAGTACGGAGCGTCTGCTGTGATCCTGGACCTGCCGTCCTCCGACGGACCGGCTCTGGCCGCCAGTCTGGGAGAACGCTGCGCATTCGCTGCTGCAGAC GTGACGTCGGAGGCAGACGTGCAGGCGGCGGTGTCGCTGGCCAGAGAGCGGTTCGGGAGGTTGGACCTGGCGGTGAACTGTGCCGGCATCGCTGTCGCCGTTAAAACCTACAACTTTAAGAAGGACGTACCTCACAGCCTGGAGGACTTCCAGAGGGTCATCACT GTGAACATTGCAGGAACCTTTAATGTGATCCGTCTGGCGGTAGGGGAGATGGGAAAGAACCAGCCGGATGCAGACGGACACCGAGGCTGCATCATCAACACGGCCAGCGTGGCGGCCTACGATGGACAG GTCGGCCAAGCAGCATATTCAGCCTCTAAAGGTGGCATCGTGGGAATGACCCTCCCCATCGCAAGAGATCTGGCACCCATGGGCATCAGAGTCCTCACCATAGCACCCG GTCTGTTCTCCACTCCTCTACTGGCTGGTCTTCCAGAGAAGGTGCGCACCTTTCTCGCCCGCCAGGTGCCCTTCCCGTCACGCCTGGGAGACCCCGCCGAGTTTGCCCACCTGGTGACCTCGCTGGCCGAGAACCCCATGATTAACGGAGAGGTCATCAGACTGGACGGCGCCATTCGCATGCAGCCCTGA